In Symphalangus syndactylus isolate Jambi chromosome 15, NHGRI_mSymSyn1-v2.1_pri, whole genome shotgun sequence, the following are encoded in one genomic region:
- the LOC134732569 gene encoding ATP synthase subunit epsilon, mitochondrial-like — MVAYWRQAGLSYIRYSQICAKAVRDALKTGFKANAKKTSGSSVKIVKVKKE, encoded by the coding sequence ATGGTGGCCTACTGGAGACAGGCTGGACTCAGCTACATCCGATACTCCCAGATCTGTGCAAAAGCAGTGAGGGATGCACTGAAGACAGGATTCAAAGCAAATGCCAAGAAGACTTCTGGCAGCAGCGTAAAAATTGTGAAAGTAAAGAAGGAATAA